The following are from one region of the Penaeus chinensis breed Huanghai No. 1 chromosome 5, ASM1920278v2, whole genome shotgun sequence genome:
- the LOC125025867 gene encoding monocarboxylate transporter 10-like isoform X4 codes for MTVETKTKTRTVSFGEDQQSECEAGRDDVRDGIPYDDDEDDAASVTSLPAELPPPPDGGWGWVIVLVSFLCNAIVDGVAYSFSPYIDILSKQFDAPKGKVAWIPSLLAGVYLSAGPIVSALSNKFGCRIVCCVGGLVASVAYFLTIFANSTEYLMIFQGCCAGIGFGLIYLPAVVCVGYYFESKRALATGIAVCGSGIGTMIFPPFINYMIGEYSWKGTNLLIAGLILNCCWFGALMRPLEVPRMKKKDLLQRLAEEKRATMARGSICDPNREANADPGVHSHLNLSGYLTPVGTTLALPTIQETQGNTPPDQEAPIAVTDAEEVSPTTPPAAEQDTTDERQNLVNGAKASAVPARMAAAAKIPRNCSQPVMARDPTRQIPKNGSVPNFERKLSKVDIANHMKVVPATPKASSTNLRGLGSQEMMRRVSSGYGRVNSNNSFVDPEMAGALRQRRSSSKSMMLRPMSRHDIFYSGSIANLREFKSQETMLSYRESALNLQGTGASKVVIDALDGPEEERGLCSCLPESMRGTLSQMMDFSLLKNPVFLMIGVANLFGMLGFYTPFVYLPDAAKEKGVDPDYATFLVSIIGITNTIGRVLSGLIADIPKVSALWVNNICIILSGICVFLTPFASSYGAFVTISLFFGFFVSPFIALTSIIIVDLLGLRQLTNAFGLLCIFRGVAGILGPPVSGSIYDATKNYDVSFYSAGALLFVCAGLHCLVPCVQRMCDENGPVGYTTNEEWQMDAVPEEDEDEGAVSPDTGEGIGIILDIKPKITTVLHQDSGENKIVLDSTQNEKGKEIVSSL; via the exons ATGACGGTAGAAACCAAGACAAAGACTCGGACAGTGTCCTTCGGCGAGGATCAACAG aGCGAGTGCGAAGCAGGACGCGATGACGTGCGCGACGGAATTCCCTACGACGATGACGAGGACGACGCAGCCTCCGTCACGTCCCTGCCCGCcgagctcccccctccccccgacggaGGCTGGGGCTGGGTCATCGTGTTGGTGTCCTTCCTCTGCAACGCTATCGTGGACGGCGTGGCTTACTCCTTCAGCCCCTACATCGACATCCTCTCCAAGCAGTTCGATGCACCCAAAGGAAAGGTGGCGTGGATTCCGTCCCTCCTGGCTGGCGTCTACCTCAGCGCTG GCCCCATCGTCTCGGCCCTCAGCAACAAGTTCGGCTGCAGGATCGTCTGCTGCGTCGGCGGCCTGGTGGCTTCGGTCGCCTATTTCCTTACCATTTTTGCAAACTCCACCGAGTACCTTATGATATTCCAAGGATGCTGCGCAG GTATTGGTTTCGGCTTGATCTACCTGCCGGCGGTGGTCTGCGTCGGCTACTACTTCGAGTCCAAGCGCGCCCTGGCTACGGGTATCGCGGTCTGCGGCTCGGGTATCGGCACCAtgatcttccctcccttcatcaacTACATGATCGGAGAGTACTCGTGGAAGGGCACCAACCTCCTCATCGCGGGACTGATTCTCAACTGTTGC tGGTTTGGGGCTCTCATGAGGCCTCTGGAAGTCCccaggatgaagaagaaagaccTCCTTCAGCGCCTGGCTGAGGAGAAGCGGGCGACCATGGCAAGAGGGTCGATCTGTGATCCTAATAGG GAGGCAAATGCTGACCCAGGAGTGCACTCCCACCTCAATCTCTCCGGCTACCTGACACCAGTGGGCACAACCTTAGCCCTGCCAACCATCCAAGAGACCCAGGGCAACACCCCTCCTGACCAGGAAGCCCCCATTGCGGTCACAGATGCTGAAGAGGTTTCCCCGACGACCCCTCCAGCCGCTGAGCAGGACa CAACTGATGAACGCCAGAACTTGGTGAATGGAGCAAAGGCCTCGGCTGTGCCTGCACGGATGGCAGCTGCGGCCAAAATACCCCGCAATTGCTCCCAGCCAGTGATGGCTCGAGACCCAACCAGACAGATACCCAAAAACGGATCCGTCCCTAATTTTGAACGTAAATTATCAAAAGTTGATATTGCAAACCATATGAAG GTGGTCCCAGCCACCCCAAAGGCATCTTCCACAAACCTGCGTGGCCTTGGCTCGCAAGAGATGATGAGGCGAGTGTCATCAGGCTATGGTCGTGTCAACTCAAATAATTCCTTTGTTGATCCTGAAATGGCTGGGGCACTTCGACAGAGACGTTCATCTTCA AAATCAATGATGCTGCGCCCTATGTCACGTCACGACATTTTCTACTCTGGAAGCATTGCAAATCTAAGAGAATTCAAGTCTCAAGAGACCATGCTGTCCTATCGTGAATCAGCTCTCAACCTTCAAGGAACAGGAGCCTCCAAAGTGGTCATTGATGCTCTTGACGGAccagaagaggaaagag GCCTGTGTTCTTGCCTTCCTGAATCCATGCGAGGAACACTCAGCCAGATGATGGACTTTAGCCTCTTGAAGAATCCAGTGTTCCTTATGATCGGTGTGGCCAATCTCTTTGGTATGCTTGGCTTCTACACACCTTTTGTATATCTTCCAGATGCAGCTAAGGAAAAG gGAGTGGATCCTGACTATGCTACTTTCTTGGTCTCCATCATTGGTATTACAAACACCATTGGTAGGGTGTTGTCAGGACTCATAGCTGACATACCAAAAGTCAGTGCACTTTGGGTCAACAATATCTGCATCATCCTCTCTGGCATTTGTGTCTTCCTCACCCCTTTTGCCTCATCATACGGAGCCTTTGTCACAATTTCGCTTTTCTTCGGGTTCTTCGTTT CTCCGTTCATCGCCCTCACTTCCATCATCATAGTGGACCTGCTGGGCCTCAGGCAGCTTACCAATGCCTTTGGTCTTCTCTGTATCTTCCGAGGAGTGGCTGGAATCTTGGGTCCTCCAGTATCAG GAAGTATCTATGATGCCACAAAGAACTATGATGTGTCATTCTACTCAGCGGGTGCACTGCTCTTTGTGTGCGCTGGTCTTCATTGCCTTGTTCCATGTGTCCAGCGCATGTGTGATGAAAATGGGCCG
- the LOC125025867 gene encoding monocarboxylate transporter 10-like isoform X3 — translation MTVETKTKTRTVSFGEDQQSECEAGRDDVRDGIPYDDDEDDAASVTSLPAELPPPPDGGWGWVIVLVSFLCNAIVDGVAYSFSPYIDILSKQFDAPKGKVAWIPSLLAGVYLSAGPIVSALSNKFGCRIVCCVGGLVASVAYFLTIFANSTEYLMIFQGCCAGIGFGLIYLPAVVCVGYYFESKRALATGIAVCGSGIGTMIFPPFINYMIGEYSWKGTNLLIAGLILNCCWFGALMRPLEVPRMKKKDLLQRLAEEKRATMARGSICDPNREANADPGVHSHLNLSGYLTPVGTTLALPTIQETQGNTPPDQEAPIAVTDAEEVSPTTPPAAEQDTTDERQNLVNGAKASAVPARMAAAAKIPRNCSQPVMARDPTRQIPKNGSVPNFERKLSKVDIANHMKVVPATPKASSTNLRGLGSQEMMRRVSSGYGRVNSNNSFVDPEMAGALRQRRSSSKSMMLRPMSRHDIFYSGSIANLREFKSQETMLSYRESALNLQGTGASKVVIDALDGPEEERGLCSCLPESMRGTLSQMMDFSLLKNPVFLMIGVANLFGMLGFYTPFVYLPDAAKEKGVDPDYATFLVSIIGITNTIGRVLSGLIADIPKVSALWVNNICIILSGICVFLTPFASSYGAFVTISLFFGFFVSAYISLSSIILVELLGLSQLTNAFGLLILFRGSASMVGPPIAGSIYDATKNYDVSFYSAGALLFVCAGLHCLVPCVQRMCDENGPVGYTTNEEWQMDAVPEEDEDEGAVSPDTGEGIGIILDIKPKITTVLHQDSGENKIVLDSTQNEKGKEIVSSL, via the exons ATGACGGTAGAAACCAAGACAAAGACTCGGACAGTGTCCTTCGGCGAGGATCAACAG aGCGAGTGCGAAGCAGGACGCGATGACGTGCGCGACGGAATTCCCTACGACGATGACGAGGACGACGCAGCCTCCGTCACGTCCCTGCCCGCcgagctcccccctccccccgacggaGGCTGGGGCTGGGTCATCGTGTTGGTGTCCTTCCTCTGCAACGCTATCGTGGACGGCGTGGCTTACTCCTTCAGCCCCTACATCGACATCCTCTCCAAGCAGTTCGATGCACCCAAAGGAAAGGTGGCGTGGATTCCGTCCCTCCTGGCTGGCGTCTACCTCAGCGCTG GCCCCATCGTCTCGGCCCTCAGCAACAAGTTCGGCTGCAGGATCGTCTGCTGCGTCGGCGGCCTGGTGGCTTCGGTCGCCTATTTCCTTACCATTTTTGCAAACTCCACCGAGTACCTTATGATATTCCAAGGATGCTGCGCAG GTATTGGTTTCGGCTTGATCTACCTGCCGGCGGTGGTCTGCGTCGGCTACTACTTCGAGTCCAAGCGCGCCCTGGCTACGGGTATCGCGGTCTGCGGCTCGGGTATCGGCACCAtgatcttccctcccttcatcaacTACATGATCGGAGAGTACTCGTGGAAGGGCACCAACCTCCTCATCGCGGGACTGATTCTCAACTGTTGC tGGTTTGGGGCTCTCATGAGGCCTCTGGAAGTCCccaggatgaagaagaaagaccTCCTTCAGCGCCTGGCTGAGGAGAAGCGGGCGACCATGGCAAGAGGGTCGATCTGTGATCCTAATAGG GAGGCAAATGCTGACCCAGGAGTGCACTCCCACCTCAATCTCTCCGGCTACCTGACACCAGTGGGCACAACCTTAGCCCTGCCAACCATCCAAGAGACCCAGGGCAACACCCCTCCTGACCAGGAAGCCCCCATTGCGGTCACAGATGCTGAAGAGGTTTCCCCGACGACCCCTCCAGCCGCTGAGCAGGACa CAACTGATGAACGCCAGAACTTGGTGAATGGAGCAAAGGCCTCGGCTGTGCCTGCACGGATGGCAGCTGCGGCCAAAATACCCCGCAATTGCTCCCAGCCAGTGATGGCTCGAGACCCAACCAGACAGATACCCAAAAACGGATCCGTCCCTAATTTTGAACGTAAATTATCAAAAGTTGATATTGCAAACCATATGAAG GTGGTCCCAGCCACCCCAAAGGCATCTTCCACAAACCTGCGTGGCCTTGGCTCGCAAGAGATGATGAGGCGAGTGTCATCAGGCTATGGTCGTGTCAACTCAAATAATTCCTTTGTTGATCCTGAAATGGCTGGGGCACTTCGACAGAGACGTTCATCTTCA AAATCAATGATGCTGCGCCCTATGTCACGTCACGACATTTTCTACTCTGGAAGCATTGCAAATCTAAGAGAATTCAAGTCTCAAGAGACCATGCTGTCCTATCGTGAATCAGCTCTCAACCTTCAAGGAACAGGAGCCTCCAAAGTGGTCATTGATGCTCTTGACGGAccagaagaggaaagag GCCTGTGTTCTTGCCTTCCTGAATCCATGCGAGGAACACTCAGCCAGATGATGGACTTTAGCCTCTTGAAGAATCCAGTGTTCCTTATGATCGGTGTGGCCAATCTCTTTGGTATGCTTGGCTTCTACACACCTTTTGTATATCTTCCAGATGCAGCTAAGGAAAAG gGAGTGGATCCTGACTATGCTACTTTCTTGGTCTCCATCATTGGTATTACAAACACCATTGGTAGGGTGTTGTCAGGACTCATAGCTGACATACCAAAAGTCAGTGCACTTTGGGTCAACAATATCTGCATCATCCTCTCTGGCATTTGTGTCTTCCTCACCCCTTTTGCCTCATCATACGGAGCCTTTGTCACAATTTCGCTTTTCTTCGGGTTCTTCGTTT CTGCCTacatctccctctcatccatcatCCTGGTAGAGCTCCTTGGTCTGTCGCAGCTCACCAATGCCTTtggcctcctcatcctcttccgtGGATCAGCCTCTATGGTGGGCCCTCCCATTGCAG GAAGTATCTATGATGCCACAAAGAACTATGATGTGTCATTCTACTCAGCGGGTGCACTGCTCTTTGTGTGCGCTGGTCTTCATTGCCTTGTTCCATGTGTCCAGCGCATGTGTGATGAAAATGGGCCG